The genome window CGATATGCGCGCGCACCATCTCGCGGTCCATGCGCACGGTGCGCGTGTCGCGGTCCACGCTGGCGCCGGCACGCGTGAGGATGTCCAGCGCCTCGTCATGCAGGAACAGGATGCCGATGTCCTCGAGAATGCGCATCGCGGTGTCGTCGATCGCGCGCACGCCCTCCTCGTCCAGCGGGCAGGTGGGCGCGTCGATGAGCTGCGGCTGGCCCCAGGCCGTCTGGCGCAGGCCGGTGGCCGCGGCCCGCCGGTCGTTTCCCGCCTGTGCGCCGCTGCGTCCACGGCCGCGCCGGCGCGGTTCGGTCTCCATGCGCATTCTCCTGCTGCATCCCCCGGGGGCCGAGCCTAGCGCAGCCATCGCCCCACGCGATGCGACGGATGCGACACCCTCTCCCCCCGGGAGCGACCCCGGGGCGGGCTACTGGCCGTCTTCCGGGGCGAGGCAGGTCTCGAAACTGTCGGCGATCGCGTCGATCAGCGCGCCGTAGAGGCCCGGGCCGGGGGCGAGCGTGCTGCCCAGCGGGTCGATCATCGCCAGCCGCACCGGCGTACCCTCCACCAGCCGCTCGGCCATGCGCGGCGAGAACTGCGGCTCGGTGAACATGCAGACCACCCCGGCCCCCTCCAGCGCCGCGCGCAGCCCGGAGACATGGGCCGCCCCCGGCCGGGCGGCGTCCGAGAGCTGGACCGCATCGACATGGCTCAGCCCGAAGCGGTGCTCGAAATGGCGGTAGGCGTCGTGGAACACCACGTAGGGCTGCTTGGCCAGCGGCCGCATGCGCTGCTCGATGGCCTTCTCCTGCAGCGCGATCCGGGCCACCGCCTCCTCCGCGTTCTGGCGGTAGAGCGCGGAATTGGGCGGGTCGGTCTCCGCCAGCGCATCGGCGATCACCGGCAGCCAGATGCGCGCCACGTCCGGATTCAGCCACAGATGCGGGTCGACGCCGCCATGGCCGCCCTGCGCGCTGTCCGCGCCGTCGGGCGGCAGCGGCGGCAGCGGCAGGCCCGGCACCTCCCCCAGTTCGATCACATAGGCCCGGCTCGCCAGCGCGCCCAGCGGCGGCTCCAGCCAGGGCGTGAGCACGTGCCCGACGAGGAAGACAAGGTCCGCCTCCGCCAGCATCCGCGCCTCCGAGGGCCGCAGCGCATAGTCATGCGGGGAAATGCCCGGCCGGATGAGCAGGCCCGGCGGCGGCATCTCCACGCCCCGCGTCACCTGCATCACCAGGCTGCGCACCGGGGAGATGTCGGCCACCACCCGCGGCGCCTGGGCGCGGGCCGGCTGCGCCGGCGCGGCCCAGAGCGCCGGCAGGAGGGTGGCAACCAGGATGAACGATCGCAGCATGGAGGTCTCCGGAGATGTCATTGCCCCCCGAGATACCCGCTGGCCCGGCGGGCGGCAAGCGCGCCGTTATAGTGTAACGGGCGCCGCCGCGGCCGCCCGGGAGAGGGCGGGTCGGACACCTTGCCCCTCCGCCGGTGCGGCAGCGGTTCCGCCCGTACCCTCCGGCGCGGCAGCACTGCTGTCCCCCGCCGCGGCAGCAGCACCGCCGTCCCCCCGGCGCGGCAACGGTAGCGCTTGTGCTCTCCGGCGGGGCAGCGGTACCGCCGTCCCCTCCGGCGCGGCAACGGTAGCGTTTGTCTCCTCCGGCGCGGGAGGGAGGACAGCGCCCCGATGCCGCGCCCGCGCGGAGGCGGGTGAGCGGGCCCCTTCCGGGGGCTCAGGCGATGGCGAAGAGGAAGTCCTCCGCGTGGAGATCGCTCAGCGCGGTGTCGCGCAGCCGCAGGACCTCCCCGCTGTCGGTGGCGATGACCACGTTGCCGTGGCGCTCGGCCATGTCCTCCTGCAGCGCCTCGAAGCCGGCGTAGCCGAAGGCGGTGAGGTCGATCCGGTCGCCCTCGCCCGCGTCGAAATCCGCCGCCACGTCGATCTCCGCGCCGAGGTCGAGGCGGAAGATGTCCGCCCCGTCGCCGCCGCGCAGGATGTCGAACCCGGCACCGCCGGCCAGCAGGTCGGCGCCGTCGCGGCCCATCAGGCGGTCATCGCCCGCGCCGCCCTCCAGCACGTTGTCGCCATGGCTGCCCACCACGAGGTTCGCGCCCTCCGAGCCCAGAACGTCGATGCCCGATTCGCCGCGCAGGCGGATCTCCACCACGCCCGCGCCCAGCACCAGCGTGCCGGACACCGGCGCGTCGGCCCGCACGATCAGCGCCTCCGCCGTCACGTTGGCGGTGCCGAAATCACCGATCGCGGCGCCATCGTCGACATTCACCCGCCAGCCGTCCTGCGCCGCGGCCAGCGCACGGTCGAAGCGGGCGAACCCGTCCACCCGGTCGTAGCCACCGCCCTCCGCCGGGGCGGCGATGCGCACGTCGGCGACGAGGTTGATGCCCACGATCACCGGGTCATGGTCCGAGTTGCGCAGGGCCGAAGCCGCATCGAAGATGTCCGGGTCGCGGCCGTAGTCGGTGTTGTAGTCCAGCGCATCGGCCTCGTCGGAATTCACGTGCCATTCCGTGACACCGGCGACCAGGCTCGCCCAGCGCTCGTTGGCGAAGGCATAGTCGAGCGTGCCGGTATAGCCGTCGAACACGTAGGACCAGGCCTCCTCGCCGATGAACTCCCGCGCGAGGTCCACGTAGCCGGCATCGACCAGCGCCTGCACCGGGTCCTCCATGGCGTAGGAGTTGTAATCGCCCAGCATGATGGTCCGGCCGCTCTTCTCGCCGGTCGGGGCGCTCTCCAGCCAGTCGGCCAGCGCGAGGGCGGCGGCGAGGCGCGTGGCGTTGTTGTTGCCCGCGCCGTCGCCCTGGTCCGCGTCGGCGGCATCGCCGGAGAGGCTGCCCTTCGACTTCAGGTGGTTCACCACGGCGGTGAAGGACTTGCCGGTCTCCAGGTCGCGGAAGGACTGGGCCAGCGCGGGTCGGTTGAGGTCGGAGCCGGTGCCCAGCGGATCGAGGAAGGCCTCCGTCTCCAGCGTGGCAAAGCCGCCCCGGGTCTCCACCGCGGAGGTGCGGTAGATGAAGGCGCCGGTGATGGCGTCTCCGCCCAGAGTGC of Paroceanicella profunda contains these proteins:
- a CDS encoding zinc ABC transporter substrate-binding protein, which encodes MLRSFILVATLLPALWAAPAQPARAQAPRVVADISPVRSLVMQVTRGVEMPPPGLLIRPGISPHDYALRPSEARMLAEADLVFLVGHVLTPWLEPPLGALASRAYVIELGEVPGLPLPPLPPDGADSAQGGHGGVDPHLWLNPDVARIWLPVIADALAETDPPNSALYRQNAEEAVARIALQEKAIEQRMRPLAKQPYVVFHDAYRHFEHRFGLSHVDAVQLSDAARPGAAHVSGLRAALEGAGVVCMFTEPQFSPRMAERLVEGTPVRLAMIDPLGSTLAPGPGLYGALIDAIADSFETCLAPEDGQ